Proteins encoded within one genomic window of Thunnus albacares chromosome 13, fThuAlb1.1, whole genome shotgun sequence:
- the LOC122995878 gene encoding neoverrucotoxin subunit beta-like: MASNYMVVSALGRQFALGKLYDARNDKITGNVRRKPKYNIPVQMASVQITYSFHFPTDTVLWDHKTITDKTVESSQTSSDFKMTTTDTLEEKSSLLDVEASMKASFLGGLIEVGGSAKYLNNKKKSQNQNRLTLQYKATTTFKHLSMSPIEAKNMQVVDDVLKGSATHVVTGILYGANAFFVFDSDRSESDNKQDIQGKIEAMIKKIPSVSVGGQASLKLSDTEKSLANNLSCQFYGDFILESNPTTFEEAVKTYQQLPKLLRESEGKSVPMKVWLMPLKDLDSKAAELKREICIGLIRKAENALEDVREMEMRCNHSLEDNVVGKFSKVSKKMSSFKQWCNDYASELQKTMNEKFPSIRAGEEDESSVEKLFDDRDKSPFSQDRLNEWMSDKEREINVIKSCVGIMENIPIVAEAKAPASGVEHTLCFTFTSLGGAEPYLDELSNYLHSHDRKSTKIVTQTSQDQWYSSDEVITEMRKKAETFNSLFKALKSSRVSFLIAAVENEKYKGASIYHYKKGVLVTDNFSQPDLPSVENITDKSDLIWYACDLTLDPNTAYGYLTLSEGNKKATYGGWQQYPSHPERFDTRPQVLCREGLTGRCYWEVKLSEGKDYEVGVGVTYKGIARIGKNPDSGLGCNTISWYFGKERGCFCAWNDGKVWTHSIPAAGFERVGVYLDWRAGTLSFYRVCPNINTVSHLYTFRTTFTESVYPGFYIYSSHGYAALCPVV, translated from the exons ATGGCCTCAAATTACATGGTGGTGTCTGCGCTGGGTCGACAGTTCGCCTTGGGGAAACTGTATGACGCTCGAAATGATAAAATCACAGGTAACGTGCGACGTAAACCGAAATACA ACATACCTGTACAGATGGCCAGCGTGCAG ATCACTTATTCTTTCCATTTTCCTACAGATACTGTACTGTGGGAtcataaaacaataacagataAAACAGTGGAGAGCTCACAGACAAgcagtgattttaaaatgacaacaacTGATACCCTGGAAGAAAAGTCTTCTCTTTTGGATGTTGAAGCCTCTATGAAAGCCAGTTTCCTGGGTGGACTGATTGAAGTTGGAGGATCTGCGAAGTATCtgaataataagaagaaatcCCAGAATCAAAACAGATTAACACTTCAGTACAAAGCTACAACCACCTTCAAACATTTGTCCATGAGTCCCATTGAAGCCAAGAACATGCAAGTAGTGGATGATGTTCTGAAGGGCTCAGCAACGCATGTAGTCACAGGGATCCTTTACGGGGCAAATGCTTtctttgtatttgacagtgacAGGTCAGAGTCCGACAACAAGCAGGACATCCAGGGTAAGATTGAAGCTATGATAAAGAAGATTCCTAGTGTCAGTGTGGGGGGGCAAGCCTCTCTCAAACTGAGTGATACAGAAAAATCTCTGGCCAACAATCTGTCCTGCCAGTTCTATGGGGACTTTATCCTTGAAAGCAACCCTACAACTTTTGAAGAGGCAGTGAAGACCTACCAGCAACTTCCAAAGCTACTGCGTGAAAGTGAAGGGAAATCTGTTCCAATGAAGGTCTGGCTGATGCCGTTAAAGGATTTGGATTCCAAGGCTGCAGAACTGAAAAGGGAGATCTGCATTGGACTCATCAGAAAGGCTGAAAATGCCCTAGAAGATGTGAGGGAAATGGAAATGAGATGCAATCATTCTCTGGAAGACAACGTGGTAGGGAAATTCTCAAAGGTTAGCAAAAAGATGAGCAGTTTCAAACAATGGTGCAATGATTACGCATCTGAACTCCAGAAGACCATGAACGAGAAGTTTCCTTCCATCCGTGCAGGTGAAGAAGATGAAAGCTCAGTGGAAAAACTCTTTGATGATAGAGACAAGTCACCATTCAGTCAGGACAGATTAAACGAGTGGATGtctgataaagagagagaaattaatGTCATTAAGAGCTGTGTAGGTATAATGGAAAACATACCCATCGTCGCAGAGGCAAAGGCTCCTGCTTCAGGTGTAGAGCACACGCTGTGCTTCACTTTCACCTCCCTGGGAGGAGCTGAACCCTACCTTGACGAGTTGAGCAACTACTTACATTCACATGACCGAAAAAGTACCAAGATTGTCACTCAAACATCACAGGACCAGTGGTACTCCTCAGATGAAGTGATAAccgaaatgagaaaaaaagctgaaacattCAACAGTCTTTTCAAAGCCCTGAAGAGCAGCAGAGTCTCTTTCCTTATAGCGGCTGtagaaaatgagaaatacaAAGGAGCAAGCATCTACCATTACAAGAAGGGCGTTCTGGTCACTGATAATTTTTCACAGCCTGACCTTCCTTCTGTGGAAAACATAACAGACAAAAGTGATCTCATTTGGT ATGCCTGTGATCTCACCCTGGACCCAAACACAGCTTATGGCTATCTCACTCTTTCTGAGGGAAACAAAAAGGCAACATATGGAGGTTGGCAGCAGTATCCTTCACACCCAGAGAGGTTTGACACACGTCCTCAGGTGCTGTGCAGAGAGGGGCTGACTGGgcgttgttactgggaggtaaAGTTGAGTGAGGGTAAAGATTATGAGGTAGGTGTAGGTGTTACATACAAAGGAATTGCCAGGATAGGAAAGAATCCCGATAGTGGGCTTGGATGTAACACCATATCCTGGTATTTTGGCAAAGAGAGGGGTTGCTTCTGTGCATGGAACGATGGAAAGGTGTGGACCCACTCTATTCCCGCCGCTGGCTTTGAACGAGTTGGAGTGTATCTGGACTGGCgtgctggcactctgtccttctataGAGTCTGTCCTAACATTAACACAGTCAGTCACCTCTACACCTTCCGCACCACATTCACTGAGAGTGTTTACCCAGGGTTCTACATCTATTCTTCACATGGCTATGCTGCCCTGTGTCCAGTAGTGTAG